In the genome of Lentisphaera araneosa HTCC2155, the window AGAGAACGACCCAGAGTACCAACCCGAGACCTACTACTACACCGATGCCATTTCTGATAACGCTATTAAATACATCAATGAGCACGATTCTCAAAAGCCCTTCTTTATGTATGTTGCCTACACGGCCGCCCATTGGCCCTTGCACGCCTTGCCTGAAGACATCAAAAAATATGAAGGTAAGTATGATCAGGGTTATGAACCCATTCGAAAAGCACGTTTTGCCAAAGCGCAAGAACTAGGTGTTATTCCAAATGCCCAATATACTGAGACCATTGGCAACTGGGCTCAAGTCGCCGACAAAGAATGGGAATCGGCCCAAATGGAAGTTTATGCAGCGATGGTTGATCGCATGGACCAAGGCATTGGCAAAATTGTCGACACGCTCAAACTCAAAGGCGAATTAGACAATACGCTTATTTTATACATGCAGGATAACGGTGGTTGCCAGGAAGCCTATGGACGCGACACTAAAGGAGCGCGAGTAGAAAGAAAAGCGAATATCGGTCCCATGGGCAAAGATGAACATCAATACGACATGACTCCCAAAAAGAGTCGTGAAGGCTTCCCCATGCGTCGCGGTCATGTGATGCCTGGCCCTGCGGACACCGCAATTGGTTATGGCCTCAACTGGGCAAATGTCTCCAACACTCCCTTTCGCATGTACAAGCATTATGTTCACGAAGGTGGTATCTCCACACCTCTCATTGCTCACTGGCCCAAGAGAATCACTGTAAAAAATCAACTGCGCCATCAGCCAAGCCACCTCATTGACATCATGGCCACCTGTGTAGAAATCGGCAAAGCTTCCTACCCCAGGGAGTTTAATGACGAAGAAATCACTCCAATGGAAGGCATCAGTTTAATCCCTATTTTTGATGGCCAAGGTCAGCAACGCCCCTATTTATTTTGGGAGCACGAAGGCAACCGTGCCGTTCGCATCGACGATTGGAAAGTTGTGGCAAAAGGCCGCCATGGTCAAGATGAAGTTGAATGGGAACTCTATGACCTTTCAAAAGATCGCAGTGAGACTCAAAACCT includes:
- a CDS encoding arylsulfatase, producing MLKQFLTTSALLFTSFLSADERPNIIVILSDDMGYTDIGSYGGEIDTPNLDGLAKEGLRFTQFYNTGRCCPTRASLLTGLYPHQAGIGHMMSDRGTDGYRGDLNKTSVTIAEVLKPAAYSTYMVGKWHVTKNLLNDDKESQYNWPLNRGFDHFYGTIHGAGSFFDPNSLTRDDKYITPENDPEYQPETYYYTDAISDNAIKYINEHDSQKPFFMYVAYTAAHWPLHALPEDIKKYEGKYDQGYEPIRKARFAKAQELGVIPNAQYTETIGNWAQVADKEWESAQMEVYAAMVDRMDQGIGKIVDTLKLKGELDNTLILYMQDNGGCQEAYGRDTKGARVERKANIGPMGKDEHQYDMTPKKSREGFPMRRGHVMPGPADTAIGYGLNWANVSNTPFRMYKHYVHEGGISTPLIAHWPKRITVKNQLRHQPSHLIDIMATCVEIGKASYPREFNDEEITPMEGISLIPIFDGQGQQRPYLFWEHEGNRAVRIDDWKVVAKGRHGQDEVEWELYDLSKDRSETQNLAKTHPEKLESMVKFWTEQAERTLVTPWPKSKNKKTKKKPKKNPTK